In bacterium, one genomic interval encodes:
- a CDS encoding DUF512 domain-containing protein, with product MKILEIDPASPLFGYIRPGYSILTVNGQKIQDAIDFRYKIADERVQIIFADDKGEEIDFKFHDVAAGDLGITLDDHKVRTCKNDCIFCFIRQQPQGMRRVLYIKDEDYRLSFTHGNFVTLSNTTDEDIERIIEQRLSPLYVSVHATDDTLRRCMLKNEKLAPIIPRLRQLGENGISIHTQVVLCPGINDGPQLERTINDLVDLYPAVETLAVVPVGLTRYRDDLPNLRTYRADEASTIIDYVEMRQKEILKACGSRFVWAADEFYVQAHRPFPKRSEYEEMNQFENGIGMVREFLTNFNRKKAYLKKQKYQNKRALFLTGYSASPFLTTEVLPFLTDELGLQVAIQPVKNRFWGEMVTVSGLLTGQDLLREARARLDDYDLLVLPPNCLNQDDLFLDNLSLSQFQAVLQKPVYIGQYDLAATIKDLFI from the coding sequence ATGAAAATACTCGAGATCGACCCCGCATCGCCGTTATTCGGCTATATCCGCCCCGGTTATTCCATTCTGACTGTCAATGGTCAGAAGATTCAGGATGCCATCGACTTTCGCTACAAGATCGCCGATGAACGGGTCCAGATCATCTTCGCCGACGACAAGGGAGAAGAGATCGACTTCAAATTTCACGATGTTGCCGCCGGTGATCTGGGAATCACGCTCGATGATCACAAGGTCCGCACCTGCAAGAATGATTGCATTTTCTGTTTCATCCGTCAGCAACCCCAGGGGATGCGTCGCGTCCTCTATATCAAAGACGAAGACTATCGCCTCTCGTTTACGCACGGCAATTTTGTCACGCTGTCAAATACCACCGATGAAGATATCGAGCGAATAATCGAACAGCGCCTGTCGCCGTTGTATGTATCGGTCCATGCGACTGATGACACCCTGCGCCGCTGTATGCTCAAGAACGAGAAACTGGCGCCCATCATCCCGCGACTTCGCCAGCTTGGCGAAAACGGCATCTCCATTCATACACAAGTTGTGCTCTGTCCCGGCATCAATGATGGACCGCAATTGGAGCGGACCATCAATGATCTGGTCGACCTCTATCCGGCGGTAGAAACACTGGCGGTAGTGCCGGTCGGCTTGACCCGGTATCGTGACGATCTGCCGAATCTCCGGACCTATCGGGCCGATGAAGCTTCCACCATTATTGACTATGTCGAGATGCGCCAGAAGGAAATCCTCAAGGCGTGCGGCAGTCGGTTCGTCTGGGCCGCCGATGAGTTTTATGTTCAGGCCCACCGACCTTTCCCCAAACGATCCGAATACGAAGAGATGAATCAGTTCGAAAACGGGATCGGCATGGTGAGGGAGTTCCTGACCAACTTCAATCGCAAAAAAGCGTATCTGAAAAAACAGAAATACCAGAACAAGCGGGCGCTTTTCCTGACCGGGTATTCGGCCAGTCCATTCCTTACAACCGAAGTACTGCCTTTCCTGACCGATGAACTGGGGCTTCAAGTTGCCATTCAGCCGGTCAAGAATCGCTTCTGGGGGGAGATGGTCACCGTCTCCGGTTTGCTGACTGGGCAGGATCTGCTTCGCGAAGCGCGCGCCAGACTTGATGACTACGACCTGCTGGTACTTCCTCCGAA